The segment caagcctgaaaattctgaaaaagagtATTTAGGGGATGTAGCCCCCCAAAATAAACTATATCATAAACAATGTGTTTATAAATCAATGATTAGACTAGAAAGAATAGGAATTGAatgcaaatacatataaaaatataccatAACAGCAGCATTTCAAATTAGaatcaaaaatcttttttttttttttttgagatggagtctctctgtcccctaggctggagtgcagtggtgcgatcttggctcactgcaagctccaccccccgggttcaggtcattctcctgcctcagcctctcgagtagcaggaactacaggcgcccaccaccacacccggctaatgtttttgtatttttagtagagatggggtttcaccgtgttagccaggatggtctcgatctcctgaccttgtgatccaccctccttggcttcccaaagtgctgggattacaggcgtgagccactgcgcccagccagaatcaAAAACCTTTTTAagcaaatggtgctggagtaAGTGAGGagttatttggggaaaaaaaaagttggggggttgggcgcggtggctcacgcctataatcccagcactttgggaggctgaggcgggcggatcacgaggtcaggagatcaagaccatcctggctaacacagtgaaaccccgtctctactaaaaatacaaaaaattattttttgtatttccaggcatggtggcaggcgcctgtagtcccagctactcaggaggctgaggcaggagagtggcgtgaacctgggaggcagagcttgcagtgagccaagatcgtgccactgcactccagcctgggcaacagagcaagactctgtctcaaaaaaaaaaaaaaaaagttggggcctgcatggtggctcaagcctgtaatcccagcactttgggaggctgaggcgggtggatcacaaggtcaggggttcgagaccagcctgaccaacatggtgctactccgtctctactaaaaatacaaaaattagccagccatggtggcatgcacctgtaatcccagctcttcaggaggctaagacaggagaattgcttgaacccaggaggcggaggttgcagtgagtcaatatcgtgccactgcgctccactctgggcggcagagcgagactccatctcaaaaaaaaaaattggatccACACTTTGTAGTGTAATATGAATAAAGTTAAAGAGGAATAACATATTTTACTATcgagaaaagtaaataataaatatacttttaaaatcctgGGATTgacaaggcacagtggctcatgcctgtaatcgcaaccccttggggggccaaggcatgaaaatcacttgagtctaggagttcaagaccagcctgggcaacacagcaagaccctgtctctacaaaaaaacaaaaaaattagctgggcagggtggtgcatgcttatagtcccagccacttaggaggctgaggtaggaggatcacttgagcccaggaattcaaggttacagtgagccataatcgggccactgcattccagcctggggaacaaagtaAGATCCTGtatgttaaaaaagaagaaagaaaagaaagaaaagaaaaaaaataaagaaagaaagaaagagaaaaagagagttcaagaccagtctgggcaatatggtgaaacatcatctctacaaaaaataaaaaataaaataattagccagccatagtgaaacatgcctgtagtcccagctactcagcaggctgaagtgggaagttAGATTGAGTCCAGGGAGTCGAGACTGCAGTAAGgtgcgatcacgccactgcactccaacctggataaTAGAGGGAcaccctgtctcacaaaacaaacaaacaaacaaaaaaccctagattctttgttttataaaataattgataaatctaactaaataaaaataacatggcaCAAGTCACCATAAACAACATAAAAGGCAAAAactaagcaaaatatttttgaatcatGGTACAGATAAAAGACTAATTTCCGGGAGGTTGGCGGCGCGGGGCTGAAGGCTAGCAAACCGAGCGATCATGTCGCACAAACAGATTTACTATTCGGACAAATACGACGACGAGGAGTTTGAGTATCGACATGTCATGCTGCCCAAGGACATAGCCAAGCTGGTCCCTAAAACTCATTTGATGTCTGAATCTGAATGGAGGAATCTTGGCGTTCAGCAGAGTCAGGGATGGGTCCATTATATGATCCAGGAACCAGAACCTCACATCTTGCTGTTCCGGCGCCCACTACCCAAGAAGCCAAAGAAATGAAGCTGGCAAGCTACTTTTCAGCCTCAAGCTTTACACAGCTGTCCTTACTTCCTAACATCTTTCTGATAATATTATTATGTTGCCTTCTTGTTTCTCACTTTGATATTTAAAAGATGTTCAATACACTGTTTGAATGTGCTGGTAACTGCTTTGCTTCTTGAGTAGAACCACCACCATCATAGCCTAGTCAGATGAGTGCTCTGTGGACCCACAGCCTCAGCTGAGTGTGACCCCAGAAGCCACGATGTGCTCTGTATCCAGAACACACTTGGCAGATGGAGAATCTGTGTTTGAGACCATGGCTGTTAACAGAGATCATGTAaacttgctgtttttgtttttttcctgccgGGTGTTGTATGTATGGTGACTTGTGGATTTATGTTTCAGTGTACTGgaaactttccattttattcaaGAAATCTGTTCATGTTAAAAGCCTTGATTAAAGAGGAAGtttttataatcttaaaaaaaaaaaaaaaaaaagactaatttccCTAAAGTGCTGAAAGTTCTCAAATCAATACAGTGTTAatacctaaatttttaaaatggcccATGAACGAATTTTCctgaaagaggaaataaagatgGCTCTTTAGCATATGGAAAGATAACCTCACTCAtaaaagaaatgctaattaaaactaTCATGAACTGACTTTTTTTAACCTATCAATTATCCAATAATCCAAAAATCTAATAACACACTGAGCAAGAGAATGGGGAAATAGGCACTTCTATACACTGATGTTAATAGGTGTAAACTCTGTGAAGGACAATTTTATGATATCCAGTTTACAAGTGTACATGCTCTTTGGCCCAATACTTTTTGTTCTGGAAATTTAAACTATACATATGCTAGTTTTTGAAACAATAATATGTATTAAACATAATactgttaaatggaaaaaaaagcaaattacagGACAGTGCACTATGGaaccatttatataaaaagatacatttacatttatatttttgcttatatttgtATGGAATTCCTCTGGAGAAGTATATACAAGAAGCAGATTAGATTGGTTGACTGTAGGGAAGAGGACTATGTAGCTGATATAAAGAGGTAGGTAGTAGGAAGACTAAAAGGGTCTACTTAAAAAATTTgggatgtattttaaaagtaaattatgggccaagtgcagtggctcatgatgtaatcccagcatttggctcacagtttacttcatgggaggcccaagtgggaggatcacttgaggccaggagttcaagatgagcctgggcaacatagcaagaccccatctctacaaaaaacaaaaaaattagttggccatggtggcatgctacacctgtagtcccagctattctggaggctgaggcaagaggatcacttgagcccaggagttcaaggctgcagtgaatatgATCATgctgccacactccagcctgggcaacagagaaagaccctgtctcaaaacaaatgttaagtaaattataataaaattttaaaaattcaaaggacTCCAAAATTTAGAACTAATAAGAGAGTTTAGTGAAGTTACAGGATACATCAGTAGTGTTCTATACATTAGCAGTAGTGAATCTGAAAACAcaagaggaaaaaagggagagattttttaaaggacagaaaattacagctagataagaggaataaattctagtgttttacaccactgtaggatgactatagttaatagtaatatggtatatagttttaaatcactagaaggaggatattaaatgctcccaacacaaagaaacaataaatgtttgagatgatggatatgctaattaccctgaacTGACTACTATACTtcatatgtattgaaacatcactgtGTACCCTATGAATATGTAAAATCatcatttttcaattaaaaaaaaattaggcaggcacagtggctcacgcctataatcctagcattctgggaggctgagatgggaggatcactggagcccaggagttcaagaccagccggggcaacactgtgagaccccatctctataaaaaataaataaaattaaaatacaaaaaaatcccatttaaaataccaacaacaaaattaagtggTACCTATgccataaagaaaattataaaaatatttaaaaatacaaagaaaagagagacataaATAGAGAGCTATACTATATTTATGGATGTTAAGATTCATAATCACATCAatgcatgaatggataaagaaaatgtggtatatatacaggatggaatactattcagcctttaaaaagaaggaaattctggcatttgtgacaacatggatgaacctggagggcattctgccaagtgaaataagtcagacacagaaagacaaatgccatATGAGCTCACTAACATGTGGAAtcaaaaacaattgaactcatagaagcagagagtagaatggtggtttctagGACTGGGGGTGGGAGAAGGTGGAAGGGAAAGCCAGGAGATGTGTTGGTCAAAGAGTACGGAATTTCACTTAGACAggtggaataatttcagaagatcTATGGTACAGCatggtgaccatagttaataacaatttattgtatacttgaaaattgctgagagtagattttaagtgctgTCACCACAAATAAACGATAAGCATGTGAGgcaatgcatatatttattagcttgatttagctattccacaatgtgtacatatttcaaaacatcatgttgtataccataagtatatattaatacaatttttatttgccaattaaaaataatttttaggccaagtgcagtggctcacacctgtaatcccagcacttttggtggCCAAGGTGCGAGGACAACTTGAagctggagttcaagaccagcctgcacaacataacaagacctcatctctggccgggcgcggtggctcaagcctgtaatcccagcactttgggaggctgagacaggcggatcacgaggtcaggagatcgagaccatcctggctaacacagtgaaaccctgtctctactaaaaaaatacaaaaaaactagccgggcgaggtggcaggcacctgtagtcccagctactcgggaggctaaggcaggagaatggcgtgaacctgaaaggaatgaggcacatcctccatatatctcccaacttcctgagcccagcacaaacacattcctccatatttctctcaaacttcagaaaaacaccaCCTAGGAAATCCCCGATAAGGACACAGcgggaaccaataaaaaatgctaaatatgctgtaaccgagagaattaccttgttcccctgtaactttacatatcctgtttacatcgggctataaaaagcaagcactcgcattgttcggggccctcttgtatgctgtggaatggagggaccaagttcgaacttgcagtaaagatccttgccgcttggctttgactctggactctggtggttttctttggggaacaaacggtctgggcataacatctgggggctcgtcctggattccccaagcccaccagacccctagTCAACGGATCTACCAAGATCGATCTACTGATAAGTGAGCCGGCTCatctccgtttgtctgtctgtgtctgttctgaatctgaatctgtgactggcgaggtctgaaactggagctggcgcagtcctggcggacgcgctataggacagccagcggagaccggtgggagacgtcccctggctctcgtCTGATCTAGATTGTGATCCGAGCTGCCGGAGCGCAATCACGATCCGAGCGGCTAACTCTGACCTGGGCTTCCGGTGCATGCTTGCGATCTGAGCTGCCGGAGCGCGATCGCGATCCAGgcagctaactctgacccgggcttccGGTGCGCGCTTGCAATCTGAACTGCCCTGGTTTGGCGGGCAGCAGCTATCTCTGATCTGGGCTGCCCGGGCGGGATCGCGATCCAGgcagctaactctgacccgggcttccGGTGCGTGCTTGCAATCTGAACTGCCCCGGGTTGGCAGGCAGCAGCTATCTCTGATCTGGGCTGCCCGAGCGCGATGGCGATCCAGgcagctaactctgacccgggcttccGGTGCGTGCTTGCGATATGAGCTGCCGGAGCACGATCGCGATCCAGGCAGCTAACTCTGACCCAGGCTTCTGGTGCGCGCTTGCAATCTGAACTGCCCCGGTTTGGCGGGCAGCAGCTATCTCTGATCTGGGCTGCCCGAGCGCGATCGCGATCCAGgcagctaactctgacccgggcttccGGTGCACGCTTGCAATCTGAACTGCCCCCGTTTGGTGGGCAGCGGCTATCTCTGATCTGGGCTGCCCGAGCGGGATCGCGATCCAGGCAGCTAACTCTGACCAGGGCTGCCAAAGTGCGCCTGCTACTAGATATCATTAATAAGTCAGATCagatttcctttacagggattctaacccacattcctttacaggaaGAGACTACAAATTATTACAGGATGGGTAATACCCAGAGCACTCCTCTATCTCTCCTTACAAGTAATTTCAAAGAAGTTAGAGCAAGGGGCCATGATCTTGGTATAgaaatcaggaaaggaaagcTAATTACTCTGTGTCGCTCCGAATGGCCTGCCTTGATGTGGGGTGGCCACCCGAAGGGACCTTCCGACTTGCTGTCATCACTAGGGTAAAGTCCAAGATTTTCCTACCTGGGCGTGCGGGCCACTTAGATCAAATCCCatatatcctcatatggcaggaccTT is part of the Macaca thibetana thibetana isolate TM-01 chromosome 17, ASM2454274v1, whole genome shotgun sequence genome and harbors:
- the LOC126940472 gene encoding cyclin-dependent kinases regulatory subunit 1-like; this translates as MSHKQIYYSDKYDDEEFEYRHVMLPKDIAKLVPKTHLMSESEWRNLGVQQSQGWVHYMIQEPEPHILLFRRPLPKKPKK